Proteins co-encoded in one Stomoxys calcitrans chromosome 5, idStoCalc2.1, whole genome shotgun sequence genomic window:
- the LOC106090762 gene encoding dynein regulatory complex protein 9, whose amino-acid sequence MDKEKDYNEELPMLSAKDLLDFKKDLLATVYNQTNTQLLIYQRGKCLKTSLQMKNRKPSRPPTVLLNDEPMPAEDILDDIKLDKELDALRNIYEIAYHELSKKITTTTAEEGEGEEGEENPHKNLISAIEARKQNSNEVDVISKELRENKATLKQLKDQLKAEKLEADEKLTVQSERLELLRDQLRNIKRLNDLECRLVERWEANRLSQAQIMGENEERALMREIVQLHRSLAGEQRLICKVEAFRKNEAAQLQEKIDQWEKKFQEEKAKILFKNLKLSKSIADILKTHEKLSEIKHQRRAFVREYLVQKEEERRLYEEQMYRVLCAVRIQAWWRGTMVRNGYGPFRKKSKKGKKSKGKK is encoded by the coding sequence ATGGACAAAGAGAAAGACTACAACGAAGAGCTGCCAATGTTGAGTGCAAAAGATTTGCTAGATTTCAAAAAGGACTTACTGGCCACAGTTTACAATCAGACGAATACCCAGCTACTCATCTATCAACGTGGCAAGTGTTTGAAAACCTCCTTGCAAATGAAAAATAGAAAACCTTCGAGGCCACCCACAGTGCTGCTAAATGATGAACCCATGCCTGCGGAAGACATACTGGATGACATTAAGTTGGATAAGGAATTGGATGCATTGAGGAACATCTATGAAATTGCCTACCATGAACTTTCCAAGAAGATTACAACCACAACCGCAGAAGAAGGTGAAGGCGAAGAGGGTGAGGAAAATCCTCACAAAAATCTGATAAGTGCCATAGAGGCACGCAAGCAAAATAGTAATGAAGTGGATGTGATCTCCAAGGAGTTGCGTGAAAATAAGGCCACTTTAAAACAACTCAAGGACCAATTAAAAGCCGAGAAACTGGAAGCCGATGAAAAACTCACCGTGCAAAGTGAACGTTTGGAATTGCTGCGTGATCAGTTGCGAAACATAAAACGTCTCAATGACTTGGAGTGTCGTTTGGTCGAAAGATGGGAAGCTAACCGCCTCTCACAAGCCCAAATAATGGGTGAGAACGAAGAGAGAGCCCTCATGAGGGAAATCGTACAATTGCATCGCAGTTTGGCGGGCGAACAAAGACTCATTTGCAAAGTTGAGGCATTTCGCAAGAATGAAGCTGCCCAGCTACAGGAAAAAATTGATCAATGGGAAAAGAAATTCCAGGAAGAAAAAGCCAagattctttttaaaaatctcaAACTCAGCAAAAGTATTGCGGACATACTAAAAACCCATGAGAAATTGTCGGAAATTAAACATCAGCGCAGAGCTTTCGTCCGGGAGTATTTGGTGCAGAAAGAGGAGGAGCGGCGGCTGTATGAGGAGCAAATGTATAGGGTGCTATGTGCAGTGCGTATACAGGCCTGGTGGCGTGGCACAATGGTGCGAAATGGTTACGGACCGTTTAGAAAGAAATCGAAAAAGGGTAAAAAGTCAAAGGGAAAGAAATAA